A region of the Nocardia asteroides genome:
CTCGCCGGGGTCACCTCGGTGACCACCTTTCCGGGCCACAGCCCCGAGGCCTCCACATCGGCGATGGTGTCCAGGGCGGTGCGCTTCTGGTCGTCATCGAGATAGAAGATCGCCGATCGGTAGCTGCTGCCGATGTCGTTGCCCTGGCGGTCCTTGGTCGTCGGGTCGTGGATCTGGAAGAAGAATTCCAGCAAATTCCGGTAGTCCGTCCGGGCCGGGTCGTAGACGATCTCCACGGCCTCCGCATGGCCCGGGTGATTGCGATACGTGGGGTGCTCGTTGCGTCCACCGGTGTAGCCGACGCGCGTCGACACCACTCCCGGCTGCTTGCGGATCAAGTCCTGCATACCCCAGAAGCATCCACCGGCCAGAATCGCCTTGCGCGTGTCGGTCACGCCTTCTCCTTCGCGAAGAGAGTCCTGTACTGTCCGTAGCCTTCCGCCTCGAGATCGTCGAGGTGGATGAAGCGCAGCGCTTTCGAATTGATGCAGTACCGCAAGCCGCCCGCCTCGCGGGGGCCGTCGGTGAACACATGCCCGAGATGGCTGTCGCCGTGCGTCGACCGCACCTCCGTGCGGACCATCAGATGACTGAAGTCCCGCTTCTCGACCACGTTCCCGGCGTCGATCGGCTTGGTGAAACTCGGCCATCCCGATCCGCTGTCGAACTTGTCGACCGAGGCGAACAACGGCTCACCGGACACCACATCCACATAGATACCCGGCTCGTGGTTGTCCCAGTACTCGCCCGTGAACGCCCGCTCGGTCCCGTTCTCCTGAGTGACGTGGTACTGCTCAGGGGACAGGGCGGCGATCGCCGCGGGATTCCGGTTGTACTCCCGTGTCACATGACCTCCTCATATCGGCCCCTGGTACAACCCGCGCGCAGGCTCGGAAAATCCCGGCGAGCCCGGCGTCACACCCCCGGCCGGGCGGGCGGCAGACGCCCTGCGACGCCCGCCGCCCGCAGCCTCGGCTGTCCGCCGCTATGCCGTGCGAGTAACGGCATCTTCGGCAACAGAGGGAGCGCTGATTTCCTGCGCTTTCCTGTGGGGCACGGTGAACACGGCGATCACGCAGAGAATGGCGACGACGAAGCACGCCAGGGTGTACCAGAGATTCCCGATGGGGTCGCCTTCACTCGTCACGCCGTCGACGGCGCCGAAGAAGTCGGGCAACGCGGTCACCCAGAGGAATGCCATGACGCCCAGGTACACCACGCTGTAGATCCGGACGAAGGCGTTGGTGTAGGGCGCGCTCTCCGCAGAGGCTCGCCGCAGCCGCAGCCACTGGCGGGTGAGGATCACGACGGCGACAATGGTGACGATCACCAGTTCGGTCGCGTAGAGGAATCCGCGCACCGTGGTACTTCCCATCCCCAACACCGTCGCGGGGATCGGCAACACCGCCGTGCCCAACGAGGCGAGTATGCCGATGACGACCGTGCGCCAGACCAATTGCGGCCCGGAGAAGGATTGCCCTCGATCGACGTGGCGGCCGACGAACAACTGGACACAGAACGCCAGAGACATCGGCCATAAAGCCGCGAATACCACGACGCTCGGAAGTGGCACCGAATCGAACATCGGCTGATTGATCGGGTTGTCGATCGACCATTCCCACCACCGCAGCTGCGGTCCGAGATGGTCGAAGATCTCATAGAAGGCATGGTGGACGAAGCCCACGCACACCGATCCCGCAAGTACCCCGTACCGCCGGAAGACTCCGAGCATCCTGACTATTTCGAAGGCCAGTGTGGCCATGAACGGATAGATCGCGATGATGTAGAGCGGTAATCGGCCCCACAGAAATTCCACGGTGAACAAGTTGTGCGCGAACATCGTGTCGACATGCGCATCGATACCGAAGGCCGCCGGGAAGTACAAGGGTGGTTCGATGATGAACAGGTATGCGGTCGCGCCGAACCAGAGCACCAAGTTGGTGGGATCGCCGTGGCGGCGCAAACGCACGATCGCGTAGATCAGCGCGAGTATCGCCCCCAGGACGATCGTGAACTCGAGTACGGGCAGCGTCCAGTTCTCCAGCGCGAAAGGATTTCGCACCTCGACCAGTCCGCCTACCTCCGCGCAGGCGAAGCCGAGTTCCGTCGCGAGTTGGTCGAAGGTGGGCGCGCAAAGGTCAGCCATCGGTCCACTCCTATCCTGCGACCGTGTCAGCGGTGTACCAGTGCGACACGTCGTAGCCGGCGTCGTAGCGCTCGAACCACACGCCGGCGAGTGCGGGCAGCTTCTCGTGGTCCGGGTTGTGCTTCGGCAGCTGACTGCGAATGACGCCCGCCAACGCGACGAGTTGCTCGCGGAGCGGAAGATGGTCGAACGCGCGGGGCATCGTTCCGTTGTCCTCGGCATGAAGGAACGGCAACCACTTACGCAGCTTCTGCATACGCCGATAGGACGCGAACATCGACAATGCGTCGATCTTCCGATCCTCCAGCGGGACATGCTCATTGAAGCCGGCGCAGGCCAACCGGATCACCTTCATCACGTGACGGAAGATCGACGGAGCCATGCGCATCCGGTATACGTCGCTTCCGACGACCGAATCGAAGATGATCAATGCGGAACTTCGATGCTCGACTTCTTCGACGAAGTGCCAGATGAAAAGGGAGGCTACCCGGTCGTCTCCCGGCCGGAACAGCGTGTCGTCGTTGTCGAGCATCAGTTTGAACACCGGGGTGAAGGTCGCCTCCAGGTCGGCGGTGTAGGCGAGCCGGTATTCGACCGAAGTGTTCACGGTGAGGCGATCGAATTCCGCGATCACTTCGTTGAGTGTCTCCTGTAGCCCCGGGTAGCGCCTGATGAGGCCGTTGGCATGTTGGCGGTGGGCGGTGGAATGCTGTCCTTCCTGGCGTACGAACGCGTCGGCTTCCTCAGCGACCGCTGGATCGGTGATCAGCGGCATGGCCTCGCGAATCATGTTGACGATCATCTTCTCGAAGCCGATCGCCAGGAAAGACACCGCGTTGGCCATGGACGAGAAGGCCGGATTCTCCTCGTTCCACAAGAAGGGCACGTCGTAGTCGGCGAATGCGAAGCGCATCTTCCGGACTTGAAGATCGGTCACTGGCTGTACCTCGTCTTTCGAAATGCACCGGCCCGGGGGCATCGCTCGGATGTCGCGAGCCATGTTGTTTCGGTGATCATACACAAAATGGCTCTCGTGTATGATGACAATCGGACGCTCGAACAACGGGCCGGGGGAGGGGGCCACCCTGTGATACGGTCGATCTCTGATCCGGATGGTCGGCAGGCTTTCCATTCAGGGGGTTCGCAAGCGACAGGCTTCGAGTCGAGGAAGCGGGCAGTGGCACGAAGGCGCGGGTGGGGCGGGAGTCCGCCGAAAGACGACGAGGAAGCTTCTCGCCGAATCGTCGCCGCCGCAGTCGATCTGATCGGGCGCACGGGTGCGGAGATCAGCATCGCCGACGTCGCGGAGTCGCTCGGTGTCATCCGTCAGACGGTCTACCGATACTTCCCGAGTGCGGACGCGCTGATGACGGCCGCGGCGATCGCGTCGGTCGACGGTTTCCTCGATCGGCTGACGCAGCAGGTCAGCGGTATCGAAGACGCCGTGGAAGCGATGACCGAGGCAGTCGTCTACACGCTGGCCGAGGTACGGCGAACGCCCCACCTCGGCATCTTGCTGTCGAGCACGTACTCGAACGTTCACCCCGAAAGCCTCACCTCCGAAGAAGCGCGAGCGTTCGGGATGACGATGATCAAGCGCTTCGACGTCGATTGGGAGCGTTACGGATACGACGACGAGTCGCTGCACGAACTCGTCGAATACGTGCTCCGGACGATGCAGTCCTTCTTCATCTCTCCGGGCAACCCGCCACGCGGCGAGGACGACCTGCGACGATACCTACGCCGGTGGATGGGAGCCGCGATCGTCGCCCAGATGAAGCCGTCGGCGAGCGTCTAGCGCCTCGTTCGGGCAGTTCGTCGCGGTACCGATACGGCAGCTCTGTCTCCGGCTGCTACTCGTGGGAGCGTCAGCGCCGTCAGGGCGCGTCCAGCACGCTCGCCGGAACCCCATAGGGCAGGAACCGCACCCGACGGCGCGCATCGGTGTTGTCGCGATGCGCGCGCAAGGCTTCGAGTTCGCTGGGGAAGACCTGGTCGACCCGGGCCTCGCCGAGGTCATCGATGCTGTAGATCGCCCACACCCCGCTGCCGGTCTCCCCGGTGGTCTCGCCCTCGGCTTCCGGTGGACGTGGCCGTTCCGGTTGAACGAACTGACCGAACAGCGACGCCAGTGAACCGAGGCTCGCTTGATCTACGCGATCCAGATATACGCCGGCTTTTCCGAGCAGGTCGCGGAGCTCGGTGCCCGCCCCACGCAGGGCGCGTTCGAAATCTTCCGGATCGATGCCGAAAGGCCCGTTGGTTGCCATCGCATGTGCTCCTGGGGACGAGGTGGGCGTTACGTCCTCAGTGTCCTCGCGAAACGCCGACTTCGCCACGCCGACCTCGCCCGCCCCCCGACGCCCCACCTTCGACCCGGCCCCGGCAAGTGCCTTCCCGGCGACTCGGATCACGAACTCGCCTTCGCCAACAGTCGACCGGCGTGCTGATTGTCCGCCCGGACCGCCGGAACGCCGCCACCCGACCGCTGCCGCGGGCGGTCCGGCAGTGCCCGAAATTTCGTTTTGCGACGTTCGGCTTCCGGTTGGAGGCAGGATCCGTCCGTTGACCGGTTCGTCGGGCGGACTCGCCGTGATACTCGTGCACGACCGTCGCTACGACGGCTGAAGGGCTCACGCGCAGAAGGGAAACCGATGACAACCAGCCTGCCCGCATTCCCCGCGGCGAACGAGGATCTGCTGGACACCTGTATCCGGCTCCGGGAGATCGCGCCGGTGGTCGAGGTGGAGTTCCCCGGTGGCGTGCCCGCCTACCTGGCGCTCACCCACGACGCGGTGCGCGAGATCCTCGCCGGGGACAACAAGACCTTCGCCCGCGATCCGAAGCACTGGCCCGCCCTGTACGACGGTTCGATTCCCGAGGACTGGCCCTTGCGTGCCATCGTGCAGGGCGATCACCTGTCCACCAAGGACGGCGACGACCATCGTCGGCTTCGCGGCCTGATCAGCAAGGCGTTCACCCCGGGCCGGGTGCAGGCTCTGGAGCCGCGCGTCCAACAGATCATCGACCGATTGCTGGACGAGGTGGTGGCGGCAGGCGACGGTGTCGACCTGGTGCCCACCTTCACCGAAGCCCTGCCGATGGCGGTGATCTGTGAACTGTTCGGAGTGCCGGAACCGGAGCGGGATCGGCTGCGGCGCTGGACCGCGACCCTTCTGGCGCACACCACTCCGCCCGAGGAGGCGTTCGCGACGCAGAACGCCCTCATGCTGTACCTGTACGAACTGGCGGACCGCAAGCAGCGGGAGCCCGGGGACGACCTGACCACGGGCCTGGTGCAAGCCCGCGACGAGGGGGACAAGCTCACGGCCGAAGAGCTGGTCGCCGTCCTGTGGATCATGTTGGTGGCCGGCCACGAGACCACGGTGCACATGCTCGGATACGCCATTCTGGCGCTGTCGCGGCATCCCGATCAGCTCGCGCTGGCGAAGGCCGAGGACCGCTGGGCCGATGTGGTGGAAGAGACTGTGCGCTACCGCCATTCGGTGATGATGACGAGTTGGCGGTTCACGCTGACGGAAGTCACCGTGGCGGGCGTGACCATTCCCAAGGGTAAGGCGGTCGGCGTGGCCTACCAGGCATGCGGGATCGACCCGGCCCAGTACGGCGAGACGGCGAACGAGTTCGACATCACCCGCAAGCAGCACGGCGGACATCTCGGGTTCGGCCATGGACCGCGGTACTGCATCGGCGCGGGGCTGGCCCGCTTGGAGGGACGGCTCGCGCTCGCCTCGCTCTATCGACGGCTGCCGAACCTCGAACTCGCCATCGATCCGGAGAACATCCCGTATTCGCCGTCCTTCTTCACCATCGGCCCGCTGTCCCTGCCGGTCAAGCTCGGTGACGAACGGGGGTGAGTGCGGCCCGACGCGGCAACCCGTGCCGGGGGCCGAGGTCTTCTTCCGGACCGCGATCGGAGGCCGGATCGACGCCGAGTCTCCGTAGGGTGCCGGTTGCCGCGTCGGGAGACCGGCACGAGTCGGCGTTCGAGCTTCCTCGAACGCCGCTCGCGATGACGTTACGGCCGCGAACGCCGTCAATGTGGGCCTCCGCCCCCGCGTTTCCGCTGGTCAGGGCCTGTTGCGAACGGAGAACACATCATCGAAATCTAGGACAGCCTATCGCCTGTCATGTCAAGCTGCTGCGGTCCGCAGTTCCGCAGAAACTGGCAGGAAGGATCGATGACGCCGATGTCACAGGGAGATCCGATCGTCGGGACCACGTCCGAACAGCTCGCTCGAATCGCGGTCGAGGGGGCTTGGGACGCGCGGGGGCAGGTCCGCCCGGAAGCAGTGCAGTTCGCGTCGAACCTGGTGGCTGCGCTGCGCAAGCGTAGCGGCGACGGGCTCGTGCCCGATGATGTGGCCGACTTGGTGAGCCGGGCGCTGAACGTCGCCGTCCCGACGTTCCCGCGCATCGAGGCGCCGGGCGGGATCGGGCTGTCGGCGCACATGCTGCGGCAGACCAGCACCCGATCTTGCCCGCTGGTGGTCTTTCCCGCCGGATGGACACCCGTGGGTTGGCCGTTGTTCGAATACGCTTACCTCACGCTCGCGGTGAAGGGCTACCACGTGCTGGCCTACACGCCACGCGGCATCGGCTGGACCGCGCTGCCGGGTACCAACCTGCCGTGGTTCGGCACATCGGAAGGGACCGTCGACGTGGCTGGTCCCAAGGATCGGGAGGACGGCTCCGCGGTGCTCGAATACGCGATAGACGAGCTCTCGCCCAGCGGCGTCGCGTTCATGGGCGAGTCCTACGGCTCGGGCATCAGTCAGCTCGTGGCCGCGCACGACGACCGGGTGGATGTCGTCGTGGCACTCAGCACATGGGGAAACCTCGCTACCAGCCTGTATGACAACCACACTCGCCACCTGCGGGCGGTGGACGCGCTGATCGCCCTGACCGGCGGCGACCCCGCGGACAAGTTCGACGAGGAAACGCTCGAGATCCTCGCGAAGTTCGCGGAGGGCACGGATATGGATCCGGTCGTCGACTGGGGCACCGACCGCGCGCCGGAAAGCTATGTCGGCTCCCGCGAGATCCCGACCTTCTTCTCCAATACCTGGCACGAAGGGCTCTTCCCCGTCAACCAGGTGCTGGAAACCTTCGAGAAGCTGCCGCGGCCCAAGCGACTGAACATGTGGATCGGCGATCACGCGGCGCCGGAAGGCCCCGGGCTGATCGCTCCACCCATGCCGGGAGCGGGACCGAACGAGCCGCTGCGCGAGGCGTATGCCTGGCTCGATCACTACTTGAAACGCGAGGACAACGGCGTCGACACGTGGCCGGAGATCAGCAACCAGGTCATGTTCACCTACGTGACCACCCCATCCGGGAACGGCCAGAACGTGATCATCGAACCGGCGCGGCGGGAGGAGAAGGCTTCGTGGGCAGACGTCACCACCGACACCGAAACGCTGATCCTGACCGATGAGCGTGAAGGCGGCGACGGCGCACTGACGCCCGAGGGAACGGCCGGTTGGCAGCGCAGCTTCACCGTGGGCAAGGAGCCACAGGTCCTCGCGATGGACAAGCTCATGGCCACCGGCCAGGAAGAGTGGGCGGGCAATCCCAAGATCTACCGGACCAACGAGATCGATCGCAGCCATGCCCTGGTGTGGTCGACGGGGCCGCTGCTGGCGGCGCGCGGCGGGATAGCCCGGGAGATTCGCGGGATCCCGCGGTTGCAGGTGACCATCGACAGTACCGACGAGGCCGCGACGGTGGTGGCCTACCTGCTCGATGTCGACGAGGACGATTCGGCGAGAATCATCACCCACGAGCCGAAAACAGTCGAGTCGGGCATGCCCGCCACCGTCGCTTGGGACTTGCAGGCAGCCGCCTACGACGTGCCGGACGGCCACCGATTGATGCTGGTCATCGACGGCATGGACTTCCTCTATTCCCATGCCAATTCGATCGACTCCCGGATCACCATCAGTTCACCGGCCGGCGCGGCCTCCTGCCTGGAGTTGCCGCTCGGCTGACCGTTGTGCGTGGCCCGGTTCCAGCACCGGGCCACGCCACGGTCGACGGCTCGCGTCCGAAGCGCCCTGCGCACCAACTGTTTCCGTCCCTGACGCTCCGGATCGAGCCGGACGCTTCAGCCCGGAGCGAACGTCACCACCAGAACATCGCGATAGGCGGGGCGGTTTCGGTCGACCGGACGTACCGGCGAGACACTGTGCAGGGTGCGGCGGTCGTCGCCGAGCAGCAGCGCTCCCGGCCTGCCGAGTGTGCTTCGCAGCAGCCGTCTTCCGTTCGAATCGAATACCGAACTCGCGCCACCGGCAGCGTTCTGCCTGCCGACCAGAAGCGAAGAGACGAGTGTGACGCCGTCGCGGTGGCGGCCTTCCGGTGTGGGCAGACCGTTCGCGTCCGCCGATGCGATCACACGGAAGGGATGTACCTTCGCGCTCCATCGCGCCGGGGCGTCCAATGCCGTCGCCATCCGCGCGAGCAGTCGCAGCACCGCCAGGAACACGGGGTCGGCCACGAAGGATTCGGTCAGGGGCTCGAAAGTGCGATCCACGCCGATGTAGAGCGGATTGCTGTTCTCCGGCTGCACGAACGAATCCTGCGGCAACCGCCCGATCCGCTCGCTCGAGCCGGTGAGCGAGAACTGCCCGTAACGGCGCAGCCTGCATGTTCCGTGGGCGCCGGCGTAGACGTCTGTGCTCAGATCTTCCCAATGTCGACGGAAGCGATCCCAGTCCGCTGTCTCCAGACCGAGAGCTGATGTCGTGAGTGCGGCGGGCATCAGGTGAACGCCATCGGTGACCAGGGCGTGCCGAGCGGCTTCCACCGCCGGTCGGTACCGCCCCAGTGCCTGCGGTGATTGCTGCGCCTCCGTCCCCGCCGCGGTAGGGATTCGCTTCACGGGATGATCTGCCTTTCTCTGACCTCTGCGCGACGTCGTCGACGCTCGCGACCAGGGGCTAATGAGAGCCGGTTCGGGCAGGTGTCGAGAGGATCCGGTGGGCTCTGGCCTTGACGGCGTCGGGCAGGACGTGATTGGCCAGGCCGAAAGCCTTGGACAGCAGCGAGGCGGCGAAGACTTGTTGCCGGCCGCTCAGCAGGGACTCGACGCCCTGGCGGGCCACCTCGGCGGGATCGTCCTTCGTCATGCGGCCGACGCGGGTGCCCAGCATCCCGGCGCGGCGGAAGAAGTCGGTGTCGGTGGGGCCGGGCAGCAGGGCGGTCACGGTGACATCGGTGTCCCGCAGTTCTTCGCGCAGGGCTTCGGCGAACGACTGGATGAAGGATTTCGACGCGTTGTACACCGCTTGGCCGGCGCCGGGCATCGTGGCGGCGATGGAGGAGGTGAAGAGCAGTTTGCCGTCGTTGCGCTCGACCATGCCGGGCAGGACGAGTTTGGCCAGGTGCACGGTCGAGCGGATGTTGAGATCGATGATGGACAGTTCGTCGTCGAAATCGGTCTCCAGGAACGTGCCGCCGCGGCCGACGCCCGCGTTCAAGGCGACAGCGCTGGGGTGCCGCCCGTATTCGGTGGCGGCCCGGTAGAGCTGTTCGACGCCGCCCGCCGTCCGCAGGTCGACCTGCACCGGGCGCACCTCGAAGCTCGGGTCGAGCAATGACGCGGCGGCGGTCTTGATGGTGTCGTCTTCGGCGGCGATCACGACGTCGTAGCCGTGCTCGACGAATTGCCGAGCCAGCTCGAAGCCGATACCGCTGGAAGCTCCGGTGACGAGTGCGAGGGGTCTGTCTGTCATGTGATGCGGCTACCCACTGACGCCGCACCCATACCCGAACTCGGATTACCGCCGACCGCGACCGCACGCACGAGGCCGTGCGCGCGCTTGTGCGATGGCCGAGCCGGTCGTCCGGGCGGCTCGTGGTGGTGACTCGCCCGCTCGGTAGTCTGCAAGGGTGTCCGCCGCTCCCGCCGACGCACCGATCACGCCGGTGCGAAACGGAGTGTTCTTCACACTTCC
Encoded here:
- a CDS encoding SDR family NAD(P)-dependent oxidoreductase; this encodes MTDRPLALVTGASSGIGFELARQFVEHGYDVVIAAEDDTIKTAAASLLDPSFEVRPVQVDLRTAGGVEQLYRAATEYGRHPSAVALNAGVGRGGTFLETDFDDELSIIDLNIRSTVHLAKLVLPGMVERNDGKLLFTSSIAATMPGAGQAVYNASKSFIQSFAEALREELRDTDVTVTALLPGPTDTDFFRRAGMLGTRVGRMTKDDPAEVARQGVESLLSGRQQVFAASLLSKAFGLANHVLPDAVKARAHRILSTPARTGSH
- a CDS encoding metal-dependent hydrolase, which codes for MTDLQVRKMRFAFADYDVPFLWNEENPAFSSMANAVSFLAIGFEKMIVNMIREAMPLITDPAVAEEADAFVRQEGQHSTAHRQHANGLIRRYPGLQETLNEVIAEFDRLTVNTSVEYRLAYTADLEATFTPVFKLMLDNDDTLFRPGDDRVASLFIWHFVEEVEHRSSALIIFDSVVGSDVYRMRMAPSIFRHVMKVIRLACAGFNEHVPLEDRKIDALSMFASYRRMQKLRKWLPFLHAEDNGTMPRAFDHLPLREQLVALAGVIRSQLPKHNPDHEKLPALAGVWFERYDAGYDVSHWYTADTVAG
- a CDS encoding TetR/AcrR family transcriptional regulator, whose amino-acid sequence is MARRRGWGGSPPKDDEEASRRIVAAAVDLIGRTGAEISIADVAESLGVIRQTVYRYFPSADALMTAAAIASVDGFLDRLTQQVSGIEDAVEAMTEAVVYTLAEVRRTPHLGILLSSTYSNVHPESLTSEEARAFGMTMIKRFDVDWERYGYDDESLHELVEYVLRTMQSFFISPGNPPRGEDDLRRYLRRWMGAAIVAQMKPSASV
- the msrA gene encoding peptide-methionine (S)-S-oxide reductase MsrA, with protein sequence MTDTRKAILAGGCFWGMQDLIRKQPGVVSTRVGYTGGRNEHPTYRNHPGHAEAVEIVYDPARTDYRNLLEFFFQIHDPTTKDRQGNDIGSSYRSAIFYLDDDQKRTALDTIADVEASGLWPGKVVTEVTPASAFWEAEPEHQDYLLRYPDGYTCHFPRPGWKLPKRQTTAQ
- a CDS encoding 2OG-Fe dioxygenase family protein, whose protein sequence is MPAALTTSALGLETADWDRFRRHWEDLSTDVYAGAHGTCRLRRYGQFSLTGSSERIGRLPQDSFVQPENSNPLYIGVDRTFEPLTESFVADPVFLAVLRLLARMATALDAPARWSAKVHPFRVIASADANGLPTPEGRHRDGVTLVSSLLVGRQNAAGGASSVFDSNGRRLLRSTLGRPGALLLGDDRRTLHSVSPVRPVDRNRPAYRDVLVVTFAPG
- the msrB gene encoding peptide-methionine (R)-S-oxide reductase MsrB; protein product: MTREYNRNPAAIAALSPEQYHVTQENGTERAFTGEYWDNHEPGIYVDVVSGEPLFASVDKFDSGSGWPSFTKPIDAGNVVEKRDFSHLMVRTEVRSTHGDSHLGHVFTDGPREAGGLRYCINSKALRFIHLDDLEAEGYGQYRTLFAKEKA
- a CDS encoding cytochrome P450, whose protein sequence is MTTSLPAFPAANEDLLDTCIRLREIAPVVEVEFPGGVPAYLALTHDAVREILAGDNKTFARDPKHWPALYDGSIPEDWPLRAIVQGDHLSTKDGDDHRRLRGLISKAFTPGRVQALEPRVQQIIDRLLDEVVAAGDGVDLVPTFTEALPMAVICELFGVPEPERDRLRRWTATLLAHTTPPEEAFATQNALMLYLYELADRKQREPGDDLTTGLVQARDEGDKLTAEELVAVLWIMLVAGHETTVHMLGYAILALSRHPDQLALAKAEDRWADVVEETVRYRHSVMMTSWRFTLTEVTVAGVTIPKGKAVGVAYQACGIDPAQYGETANEFDITRKQHGGHLGFGHGPRYCIGAGLARLEGRLALASLYRRLPNLELAIDPENIPYSPSFFTIGPLSLPVKLGDERG